In Chitinophaga nivalis, a single genomic region encodes these proteins:
- a CDS encoding M6 family metalloprotease domain-containing protein → MREANLTGIDDIDIMDLRTFTLISSRPRKTRAHEFVGDAAEAAPIVGNRKAIVLLVDFSDKAAATGQAHYNDLLFSVGSYATGSMRDFYKEASYGQLDVTGQVAGSGGPTAGWFRAPKPKSYYTDGNFGFNAYPKNAQKLAEDVIDLANPFVNFSSYDNDGDGFVEAVIIICAGSGGEQTGNVNDIWSHKWNITTKTVDGVKIDRYFMAPEDGRVGVMAHELGHLLLGLPDLYDTDYSSRGTGNWDLMAGGSWNGGGNKPAHPTAWCKVKAGWVNPTVIFNSEQTITVRPYKDFKDIFKLPVGAVDSKEYFLLSNRRKNGFDVNLPGDGLIIEHIDENKTGNTDENHYLVDVEQADGLRQLNTNANSGDANDPFPTASNNQFTVSSTPNSKAYSGSDSKVSVTAITRSGDNITAKVNVGGAAALGWITKKAVQVYATPHSMNAWVYLEATGWRKINELSTNGVTSMFDALCQARIAGSAVTVEADSGKIFTLYY, encoded by the coding sequence TTGCGTGAAGCAAATCTGACTGGTATCGATGATATCGATATTATGGACCTGCGGACATTCACCCTGATTTCCTCCCGCCCCCGGAAAACGAGAGCCCACGAATTTGTAGGCGATGCTGCGGAAGCGGCGCCTATTGTAGGCAACCGGAAGGCTATTGTATTGCTGGTTGATTTTTCAGACAAAGCAGCAGCAACGGGCCAGGCACACTACAACGACCTGCTGTTTTCAGTAGGTAGCTACGCTACCGGAAGTATGCGCGATTTTTACAAGGAAGCCTCTTATGGCCAGCTGGATGTTACCGGTCAGGTAGCAGGTTCTGGTGGCCCTACCGCAGGTTGGTTCCGCGCTCCCAAGCCAAAATCCTATTACACAGATGGCAACTTTGGTTTCAATGCCTATCCTAAAAATGCGCAGAAACTCGCAGAGGATGTCATTGACCTGGCCAATCCGTTTGTGAATTTTTCTTCCTATGACAATGACGGTGATGGCTTTGTGGAGGCCGTGATTATCATCTGCGCCGGTTCCGGCGGAGAACAAACAGGTAATGTAAACGACATCTGGTCACACAAATGGAACATTACCACCAAAACCGTAGACGGTGTAAAAATAGACCGGTATTTTATGGCGCCGGAAGACGGCCGGGTAGGCGTGATGGCCCATGAACTGGGACATCTGCTGCTGGGATTACCAGACCTGTATGATACCGATTATTCTTCCCGTGGTACCGGTAACTGGGACCTGATGGCAGGTGGTAGCTGGAACGGCGGTGGTAACAAACCCGCGCATCCTACTGCCTGGTGTAAAGTAAAAGCCGGATGGGTAAATCCTACCGTGATCTTTAATTCAGAACAAACCATTACGGTTCGCCCGTATAAGGACTTTAAAGACATCTTCAAACTACCGGTGGGTGCTGTTGACAGCAAAGAGTATTTCCTGCTCTCCAATCGCCGGAAAAACGGCTTTGATGTCAATCTGCCGGGAGATGGGCTTATCATTGAGCACATCGATGAAAACAAAACCGGTAACACAGATGAAAATCACTACCTGGTAGATGTGGAACAGGCAGACGGGCTGCGGCAACTGAATACCAATGCCAACAGCGGTGATGCCAATGATCCGTTCCCAACAGCCAGCAATAACCAGTTTACGGTATCCAGTACGCCTAACAGTAAAGCTTATAGCGGCAGCGACTCCAAAGTGTCTGTAACGGCCATTACCCGTTCGGGCGATAATATCACCGCCAAAGTGAATGTGGGCGGAGCAGCGGCCCTGGGCTGGATTACTAAAAAAGCCGTACAGGTATACGCTACCCCGCACAGTATGAATGCATGGGTATACCTGGAAGCTACCGGCTGGCGTAAAATCAATGAATTGTCTACGAATGGCGTTACGAGTATGTTTGATGCACTTTGCCAGGCAAGAATCGCCGGTAGTGCAGTAACCGTTGAAGCAGACAGTGGTAAGATATTTACCCTGTATTACTAA